A genomic window from Populus alba chromosome 19, ASM523922v2, whole genome shotgun sequence includes:
- the LOC118051549 gene encoding U11/U12 small nuclear ribonucleoprotein 65 kDa protein isoform X1: protein MFCSYRYAYPPPDGNILTNIVNALIAVPRFYTQVLHLMNKMNIPAPFRMALPTPPLPPAALVPPPPPPPPCISEKSPLAEQSSSESEMESSDEEFDDKALYEASGAVKPRRKRVKREAIVGPAADKDIVHEAVGLKPASLVPKEIPVIYIKKNPVLEIAPKVTQNEHKDDNIATESEDPDKEGLDQRPYATAEEIESKRLAPEEILSLPKFKNYTVGKPAPVLYIKNLDKEVVFDDFFYIFGSLFGSVDAAKSGLSIKLMQEGRIRGQAF, encoded by the exons ATGTTTTGTTCTTACAGGTATGCTTATCCTCCACCAGATGGAAACATTCTGACCAACATTGTAAATGCTCTTATTGCTGTTCCTCGCTTCTATACACAG GTGCTGCATTTGATGAACAAAATGAATATTCCAGCTCCATTTAGAATGGCCCTGCCCACTCCACCTCTACCCCCTGCAGCACTTGtgcctccaccaccaccaccacctccttgTATATCTGAAAAGTCTCCATTGGCAGAGCAATCCAGTAGCGAGTCAGAAATGGAGTCTTCAGATGAG GAGTTTGATGATAAAGCCTTGTATGAAGCCTCAGGAGCTGTTAAACCCAGAAGAAAGCGTGTCAAGCGGGAAGCAATTGTAGGACCTGCAGCTGATAAAGACATAGTTCATGAAGCTGTTGGCCTGAAACCTGCCTCCTTGGTCCCAAAAGAAATCccagttatatatataaaaaagaatcctGTGCTGGAG ATTGCACCAAAAGTAACTCAAAATGAACATAAAGATGATAACATCGCGACAGAATCTGAGGACCCAGACAAAGAGGGTTTGGATCAGAGACCCTATGCAACTGCAGAAGAAATAGAGAGTAAAAGACTAGCTCCAGAGGAAATTTTATCACTTCCAAAGTTTAAG AACTACACTGTTGGGAAACCTGCACCTGTGCTGTACATAAAGAACCTGGACAAAGAAGTGGTTTTTGATGATTTCTTCTACATATTTG GATCATTGTTTGGAAGCGTTGATGCAGCAAAAAGTGGCCTCAGTATCAAGTTGATGCAG GAGGGAAGAATCAGGGGCCAAGCTTTCTGA
- the LOC118051549 gene encoding U11/U12 small nuclear ribonucleoprotein 65 kDa protein isoform X2, translating into MNKMNIPAPFRMALPTPPLPPAALVPPPPPPPPCISEKSPLAEQSSSESEMESSDEEFDDKALYEASGAVKPRRKRVKREAIVGPAADKDIVHEAVGLKPASLVPKEIPVIYIKKNPVLEIAPKVTQNEHKDDNIATESEDPDKEGLDQRPYATAEEIESKRLAPEEILSLPKFKNYTVGKPAPVLYIKNLDKEVVFDDFFYIFGSLFGSVDAAKSGLSIKLMQEGRIRGQAF; encoded by the exons ATGAACAAAATGAATATTCCAGCTCCATTTAGAATGGCCCTGCCCACTCCACCTCTACCCCCTGCAGCACTTGtgcctccaccaccaccaccacctccttgTATATCTGAAAAGTCTCCATTGGCAGAGCAATCCAGTAGCGAGTCAGAAATGGAGTCTTCAGATGAG GAGTTTGATGATAAAGCCTTGTATGAAGCCTCAGGAGCTGTTAAACCCAGAAGAAAGCGTGTCAAGCGGGAAGCAATTGTAGGACCTGCAGCTGATAAAGACATAGTTCATGAAGCTGTTGGCCTGAAACCTGCCTCCTTGGTCCCAAAAGAAATCccagttatatatataaaaaagaatcctGTGCTGGAG ATTGCACCAAAAGTAACTCAAAATGAACATAAAGATGATAACATCGCGACAGAATCTGAGGACCCAGACAAAGAGGGTTTGGATCAGAGACCCTATGCAACTGCAGAAGAAATAGAGAGTAAAAGACTAGCTCCAGAGGAAATTTTATCACTTCCAAAGTTTAAG AACTACACTGTTGGGAAACCTGCACCTGTGCTGTACATAAAGAACCTGGACAAAGAAGTGGTTTTTGATGATTTCTTCTACATATTTG GATCATTGTTTGGAAGCGTTGATGCAGCAAAAAGTGGCCTCAGTATCAAGTTGATGCAG GAGGGAAGAATCAGGGGCCAAGCTTTCTGA